A single genomic interval of Helianthus annuus cultivar XRQ/B chromosome 13, HanXRQr2.0-SUNRISE, whole genome shotgun sequence harbors:
- the LOC110900487 gene encoding uncharacterized protein LOC110900487, protein MPQTVGKYDGLGDPDDHLNLFKSTGEIACWPMPLWCKMFIQTLVGAARVWWDSLPTGEIDSFKDLEAKFILQFSQQRRHTKDRNELLHIRRRDNETVENIIVRFNKESLAIPGATNDLACGAFLQGVNDDELLRTLHGRDGVLATIDEILRIAKVYVIQEKAVAASHAANRKKEALKNQEEREQRGAKGKGRGDRYHRNDRTDSRYDRSRNTYSRNDFSKPRSDYPNLSKTPAEILASENLKFHPPKLLKDNPNKDTSKYYEYHKCSGHDTNDCFQLKKQIKYFVKAGKLAHLVRGNKQGPPAVKEENDKAAGKRPRELNMVHADKGKGAKRSFSTLEPWMLATMTIEPRVEDLHLATDALIISAAVGEYRMRRILVDTGSSEDIIYEHCFNRMQPEDRKLLVSVHAPIKSFTGEKVDPIGQITFPVTFGQEPRERTILLTFLVVRAKSYHNVIIGRFTLGKLDAIVSTARGFMKFPTPRGVAIVFCDKIGEVLNAKRCRQGPTGAVGPERWVPSTRHPDQTVTIGDSLSPKVKNDL, encoded by the coding sequence ATGCCCCAGACGGTAGGCAAGTACGATGGGTTAGGTGACCCAGACGATCATCTCAACCTATTCAAAAGTACAGGAGAAATAGCCTGTTGGCCCATGCCCCTTTGGTGCAAGATGTTTATCCAGACGCTGGTAGGCGCAGCTCGCGTTTGGTGGGATAGTCTGCCCACGGGGGAAATTGACAGTTTCAAAGATCTAGAGGCAAAGTTCATTTTGCAATTCAGTCAACAACGCAGGCACACAAAAGATCGAAACGAGCTTCTCCACATCCGCCGGCGAGACAACGAAACGGTGGAAAACATCATCGTAAGGTTCAATAAAGAAAGTCTGGCAATTCCGGGCGCTACAAACGATCTAGCATGTGGAGCTTTCCTACAAGGAGTAAACGACGATGAGTTGTTAAGGACACTTCATGGAAGGGATGGCGTACTTGCCACCATTGACGAAATACTAAGGATCGCCAAAGTATACGTTATACAAGAAAAGGCCGTGGCCGCCAGTCATGCTGCCAACAGGAAAAAGGAGGCCCTGAAAAACCAGGAAGAAAGAGAGCAACGAGGGGCTAAAGGTAAGGGCAGAGGAGACCGATATCACAGGAATGATAGGACCGACTCGCGGTATGATAGATCCAGAAACACCTATTCAAGGAATGACTTCTCTAAACCGCGATCCGACTACCCCAACTTGAGCAAAACGCCCGCAGAAATCTTGGCCTCGGAGAACCTCAAGTTTCATCCTCCAAAGCTGCTAAAAGACAATCCTAACAAAGACACAAGTAAATATTATGAATATCATAAGTGTAGCGGCCATGATACGAATGATTGTTTTCAGTTAAAAAAGCAGATTAAATATTTTGTGAAAGCGGGCAAATTGGCACACTTAGTAAGAGGCAACAAGCAGGGCCCACCCGCCGTCAAGGAAGAGAATGATAAGGCGGCGGGAAAAAGACCGCGAGAACTTAATATGGTACACGCCGACAAGGGAAAAGGGGCAAAGCGGAGTTTCTCCACGCTCGAACCCTGGATGCTAGCAACCATGACTATTGAACCTCGCGTGGAAGATTTACACCTCGCTACGGATGCCCTGATCATATCCGCTGCAGTAGGGGAATACCGCATGAGAAGAATCCTGGTAGATACCGGGAGTTCAGAAGACATTATCTATGAGCATTGTTTCAATAGAATGCAACCGGAAGACAGAAAGCTGCTTGTGTCGGTGCACGCCCCCATCAAAAGTTTTACTGGAGAAAAGGTGGACCCAATTGGTCAGATTACCTTTCCGGTTACGTTTGGACAAGAACCCAGAGAAAGAACCATACTCCTAACTTTCCTTGTGGTACGCGCTAAGTCATATCACAATGTGATCATTGGAAGGTTCACTCTGGGAAAGTTGGACGCGATAGTTTCTACGGCGAGAGGTTTTATGAAGTTCCCTACCCCACGGGGTGTTGCAATAGTATTTTGTGACAAGATAGGGGAGGTATTAAACGCCAAAAGATGTCGCCAAGGCCCCACCGGAGCCGTTGGTCCAGAAAGATGGGTACCAAGCACACGCCATCCGGATCAGACAGTTACAATCGGGGACAGCCTCTCTCCCAAGGTTAAAAACGATTTGTAA